A region from the Mucilaginibacter sp. CSA2-8R genome encodes:
- a CDS encoding uridine kinase has product MSHKNKPYIIGIAGGSGSGKTFFLKCFLEHFTADEVCLVSQDDYYIPVAHNMTPEENKLYNFDLPRTIDREHFIQDINALVNNQTIYKKEYTFNNPNAVPKTLEIKPAPILIVEGLFILHFEDIANQLNLKIFLETDEDVALQRRLKRDLQERGYSNEDVMYKWHNHVVPAYKEYLLPYRETCHKIVVNNTQIADDIIKITDEISAELRHKLFNE; this is encoded by the coding sequence ATGAGTCACAAGAATAAGCCCTATATTATAGGCATTGCCGGAGGAAGCGGCTCGGGCAAAACTTTTTTTTTGAAATGTTTTTTGGAGCACTTTACCGCCGATGAAGTTTGTTTGGTGTCGCAGGATGATTATTATATCCCGGTGGCGCACAATATGACGCCAGAAGAAAACAAACTCTACAATTTTGATTTACCCCGCACCATTGACCGGGAACACTTCATACAGGACATCAACGCACTGGTAAATAACCAGACTATTTACAAAAAAGAGTATACTTTTAATAATCCCAACGCGGTACCTAAAACGCTGGAAATTAAACCAGCGCCCATATTGATTGTTGAGGGACTGTTTATTCTGCACTTTGAGGATATCGCCAACCAGCTTAACCTTAAAATATTTTTAGAAACCGACGAGGACGTTGCTTTACAGCGCCGTTTAAAACGCGATCTGCAAGAACGTGGATATTCTAACGAGGATGTAATGTATAAATGGCACAACCATGTGGTACCAGCTTACAAAGAATACTTGCTTCCCTACCGCGAAACCTGTCATAAAATTGTGGTGAACAACACCCAGATTGCCGACGATATCATCAAAATCACCGACGAAATATCAGCCGAGTTAAGACACAAGCTTTTCAACGAGTAG
- a CDS encoding LysM peptidoglycan-binding domain-containing protein produces the protein MKFKIFLLAGLSSLCSLPVLASTVLDSIGIENLDGKKVILHKLDPRDNYFSIGRRYNVKPNVIIQFNNNASMRVGNVIKVPTEQPFLSPTPQSAAVATSNNSTDGTTVYKVSAGETLYAISRRFNMKVEDIISLNNLKSTNLTPGQLLNIKAAATTPPVAQPQVTTVQTTVTTQPATTAQTQTAAQQQTKVQQTTITTPVIIPPDSTRVAAADSTGIERRVPANRYGITERNEKGVATYMDDSGLGLDPNKKLALHRTAPVGTVIKITNPMTNRTTFAKVVGRFNDNESTKDVMVVLTKSAADALGALDKRFHVNISYGTPNESQE, from the coding sequence ATGAAATTTAAGATTTTTTTATTAGCTGGTTTATCATCCCTGTGTTCTTTACCTGTTTTAGCCAGCACCGTTTTAGATTCAATTGGCATTGAAAACCTGGACGGAAAGAAAGTAATTCTGCATAAGCTCGATCCGAGAGATAACTATTTTTCGATAGGCCGACGTTATAACGTTAAACCAAATGTCATCATACAGTTTAACAATAATGCTTCTATGCGTGTGGGTAATGTAATTAAGGTACCTACCGAGCAACCTTTTTTATCGCCAACACCGCAGTCTGCAGCTGTTGCTACAAGTAATAATTCTACCGACGGAACCACGGTTTATAAAGTATCGGCAGGCGAAACGTTGTATGCTATATCAAGGCGCTTTAATATGAAGGTTGAAGATATTATAAGTCTGAACAACCTAAAATCAACTAACCTTACACCGGGGCAGTTGTTAAATATCAAAGCAGCAGCAACAACACCGCCGGTTGCTCAACCGCAGGTTACCACCGTTCAAACTACAGTAACTACGCAACCAGCAACCACTGCGCAGACACAAACTGCAGCACAACAGCAAACCAAAGTACAACAGACAACTATCACTACGCCGGTAATTATACCGCCCGACTCTACCCGGGTTGCAGCCGCAGATAGCACCGGCATTGAACGCCGGGTTCCTGCCAACCGTTATGGTATTACCGAGCGTAACGAAAAAGGTGTAGCTACCTATATGGATGACAGCGGACTTGGCCTTGACCCAAACAAGAAACTGGCTTTGCACCGTACAGCACCTGTAGGTACGGTTATAAAAATCACCAACCCCATGACTAACCGTACCACGTTTGCCAAAGTGGTAGGCAGGTTTAATGATAACGAAAGCACCAAAGATGTGATGGTAGTGCTTACCAAAAGCGCAGCTGACGCTTTAGGCGCACTCGACAAACGCTTTCACGTAAATATTAGCTACGGAACCCCTAATGAGTCACAAGAATAA
- a CDS encoding DUF4905 domain-containing protein, with the protein MTQLKLVIAEHFAGEIWRMEIDSVSHIIFIETRSKEDRKVSFASLDLSTGKTHFKDYTVDESWLTGIESAFNGVLLLHYYQATGSPAHKGLAAIQAHSGDLLWNNFNYTFDHLTINGPVVFDSRFQPPVLKLVDINTGNLARSYQPSIDELPDNHILLPKSTSWNDSLPELPAEPYRNILHYLEYNNLIIVSLHALWAGQLRQCLYVLQNKQLIFEDILNTNIQKLQPEAFVLYRNQLIYIKDKVEIKVLNL; encoded by the coding sequence ATGACTCAGTTAAAGCTGGTAATTGCCGAGCATTTTGCCGGAGAGATATGGCGGATGGAAATTGACTCCGTGAGCCATATCATATTTATAGAAACCCGTAGCAAAGAAGACCGTAAAGTGAGCTTTGCCAGCCTTGACCTTAGTACCGGCAAAACGCATTTTAAAGATTACACAGTAGATGAAAGCTGGCTGACGGGTATTGAGTCTGCTTTTAATGGCGTGCTGTTACTGCATTACTACCAAGCCACCGGTAGCCCTGCTCATAAAGGACTGGCGGCAATACAAGCACACTCAGGTGACTTATTGTGGAACAATTTTAACTATACATTTGACCATCTAACCATAAACGGACCTGTAGTTTTTGACAGCCGTTTTCAGCCTCCGGTTTTAAAACTGGTAGATATTAATACCGGCAACCTGGCACGCAGTTATCAGCCCAGCATAGATGAGTTACCTGATAATCACATACTTTTACCCAAAAGTACTAGCTGGAACGATAGTCTGCCCGAGTTGCCGGCCGAACCCTACCGAAACATTCTGCATTACTTAGAGTACAATAATTTGATAATTGTATCTTTGCACGCGCTTTGGGCAGGGCAGCTAAGGCAATGCCTGTACGTTCTCCAAAACAAGCAACTTATTTTTGAGGATATATTAAATACTAATATACAAAAATTGCAGCCCGAGGCGTTTGTGTTATACCGCAATCAGCTTATCTATATAAAAGATAAGGTGGAGATTAAGGTACTGAATTTATAG
- a CDS encoding DNA starvation/stationary phase protection protein — MDAKEISLDEKEVKPVVDHLNDLLANYHIHYQKIRGCHWNIKGSNFFTLHVKFEEMYTNAVQTIDDLAERILTLGKPPYSTFGDYIKVSTIKEVNTIGQTDTFLVKALIDDMAVLIEKEREILEITAEAGDDGTNDMVNGFMQYKEKNTWMLRSFVNED, encoded by the coding sequence ATGGATGCAAAAGAAATAAGCCTCGACGAAAAAGAGGTAAAACCGGTGGTAGATCACCTGAACGACTTATTAGCCAATTATCACATACATTACCAAAAAATAAGAGGCTGCCATTGGAACATCAAAGGCTCAAACTTTTTTACCTTGCACGTAAAGTTTGAAGAAATGTACACTAACGCCGTACAAACTATCGACGATTTAGCCGAGCGTATTTTAACTTTAGGCAAACCTCCATACAGCACTTTTGGCGATTATATTAAAGTATCGACCATAAAAGAGGTAAACACTATTGGTCAGACTGATACTTTTTTGGTGAAAGCCTTGATTGATGACATGGCGGTTTTAATTGAAAAAGAACGCGAAATTTTAGAAATCACCGCTGAGGCTGGTGATGATGGTACCAATGATATGGTGAACGGCTTTATGCAGTATAAAGAAAAAAATACCTGGATGCTACGTTCATTTGTAAACGAAGATTAA